From a single Columba livia isolate bColLiv1 breed racing homer chromosome 15, bColLiv1.pat.W.v2, whole genome shotgun sequence genomic region:
- the GRIFIN gene encoding grifin, whose product MALRFEALYPEGICPGWSIVVKGETSSSTSMFEINLLCDPGDQIALHFNPHFSSSRIICNSFLTNCWGKEEIINTFPFEAMEPFQVEIYSDQDYFHIFINENKILQYKHRQKQLSSITKLQILNDIAISSVEITKRDLY is encoded by the exons ATGGCATTGCGG TTTGAGGCCCTGTACCCAGAGGGGATATGTCCCGGCTGGAGCATCGTGGTTAAAGGCGAGACCAGTTCCAGTACGAGCAT GTTTGAAATTAATTTGCTCTGTGACCCCGGGGACCAAATCGCTCTCCATTTTAACCCccacttctccagctccagaatCATCTGCAACTCCTTCCTCACCAACTGCTGGGGGAAGGAAGAGATTATTAACACCTTCCCCTTTGAGGCAATGGAGCCATTCCAG GTTGAAATCTACTCTGACCAAGActactttcacatttttatcaatgaaaacaaaatactacaGTACAAGCATCGCCAGAAGCAGCTTTCGTCCATCACCAAGCTGCAGATTCTCAATGATATTGCCATTTCGTCAGTGGAAATCACCAAACGAGACCTTTACTAG